The [Limnothrix rosea] IAM M-220 region AGGGTTTTGCCGGAGAAAATTATCTGCTCTCTAGTATGGAAGGATTTTTCGAAAAATTTCTGGCGATCGCCGCAAAAGTTTATGAAGACCACCCTTTGTTCACTATTAACGGAGATTTTTCCGGCAATACTTATCTTTATCGGGTAATATTTTGCATTGGCTCCGGACAAAATAGCGTCAAACTTGTCGCATCCCACTCTGGTATTTTCTTGTCCCCTAAGCCCGGCTGCGGTGATTCACAAATGATTGTTTTAATCTCGGCTTGATTTTGATACAACGTTGTCGCGCCCGTATAAGCTCTAATACTTTCTTCTACCAAGGGGATAGCTATGACTGAGCCTTGGGTTTTCGTCACGACAAAACTGTAGGAATAATATTGTGACTGTTTATTTTGCACAATATTGAGGCGATCAACACTATCAGCAAATTCAAGTCGCTCCATCATATAAGCTTGCTGGGCTCGGTTGATGGAACCAACAAATAATTTTGCCTCGGACTGGCGTGCTTTAGCTGCTTGGCTGAGGAAGGCTGGCAAGGCGATCGCCGACAAAATACCAATAATAATAATGACAATCAATAATTCGATCAGCGTAAATCCTGAAATCAGCTCAAACTTATTTTTTTTTGGACGTAAGCGTAAAAATTCCAGAATATCCATGCAAACCCCAGCGATGCAATAACAATAGGCCGAAGCCTCTAATAAGCTACCCATTTCGTTTCCCTAGACCATCAGGGTAAATACTTACGTGGCAGCATTTTTGCCTCTGTTTTGTCTCCGTAGATCTCTCGGACATCAAGCCCAATCAAGTCGCCCTTGACGCATTGCAATCACAAAATATGGTTTGCCACTATCGAGCATTGTTTACCAAGACAAATTTTTTCAGCAAATCACCTCTACAGAACAATCGGGGGAAAAACAGGAAGTCCCGACAATAAAAAATATGTACGAAGTCCCATCGGCGTTGTGTCAACGGTTTAATCTCTGGTGAGACAGACCCCGGCTCCCGCCGAGTGGCGATCGCCAAAATCCCCAACACGATTGCCCAAGAAGGAACAAAAGCCATCCAAAAATTAAGTTATGCTTAAAGAGTGAATGCTTTAAAGAGTCTGTAAACCAAGCACAACAGCTCCATCAGCCATCTACTACTGCTACGTTTTTATTCTGATTACTTCGGCAACATTTCATGGATACCAAAGCTTTTAGTGAGCTTTTCCCCCTTTTCGGTAACGCTAACCCTGAAACCATCGAATCCTTGCTATCGATCACCACCGAGCATGAATATCCAGTCGGACGAACTGTGCTGATGGAAGACTCTTGGGGAAATGCAGTCTACTTTATCCAGTCCGGTTGGGTCAAAGTACGGCGCTTAACCGGTGACAGCACAATGACCCTTGCGATTTTAGGTCAAGGGGATTTTTTTGGGGAAATGGCGATTCTGGATGAGTCCCCCCGCTCCACCGATGTTGTTGCCCTATCCCAGGTGAAGTTACTCAGTATTTCAGCCCAACGGTTTATTCAGACTTTATTTCGGGATCATCAGCTCCACCACAAAATGTTGCAGCTCATGGTGCAGCGGCTGCGTAATGCCAATGCCCGTTTCCAATGGCGCAATCAACCGCCGGCGCTCAAACTGGCAAAGATGTTGATTTTGCTCGCAGAAAGCTATGGCGAACCAACGGATCAGGGTGTGAAAATTATTAATATCCCTGCCACGGATCTCGCAGAGGTTGCCGATATTAAACCCAAGGAAGTCGACATCATTCTCACGAAGCTCCGCAGTAAAGGCTGGCTGGAGATGGACGATGCTACTATTCACTTTATTAATTTCAAGCAGTTATCAAAGCTAGCCGGACGGGCTTAGGCTGAATTTTACTAATGGTTCAAACAGTTACTTCTTCGCAGATTTCGCAGGCAACTCAAGATGAAACATCGGTAGAAATTGTGTATGGGGTGGCAATGCCGAATCCCCACCAACATTTATTTGAGGTCACGATTCAGATTAACCATTGGTCAGCAATGCTGCTGGATCTAAAGATGCCTGTGTGGACACCGGGGTCTTATTTGGTGCGGGAATATGCTCGCCATGTGCAGGATTTTCAGGCGATCGCCACAGCGACAGAAAAACCATTAGCTTGGCAAAAACAAGGCAAAAACCATTGGCAAATTGCGACGGATGCGACTGAGTCAATTACGGTTAAATATCGTGTCTTTGCAAATGAATTAACGGTACGAACCAATCACCTTGATAGTACTCACGGTTACTTTAATGGGGCAGCTATTTTTTGCTTTGTGCCTGACTACCAAAATCAGTCTTTTATCCTTGAGGTAGAGCCACCCGATGAAGCTTGGCAAATTAGTACGACATTACCCCTTTTAGAAGACTCTGAGACGCAGTTTTGGGTCGAGAATTTTGATGTCTTAGTGGATAGTCCAGTTGAAGTTGGTATCCATGAAAGTCATGAATTTCTCTATGCCGATAAACCCCACCGTTGGGTGGTTTGGGGTGATGGTGATTTTGATGCAGACAAGGCGATCGCCGACACGAAAAAAATTATTGCAATAGAAGCCGACATCTACGGCGGTGGCTTACCCTACGACGAATATATGTTCCTGCTCCATTTATCCAGTAGCGGCTATGGCGGCCTAGAGCACAAAGAAAGCTGTTCTTTAAATTATCCCCGTTTCGGCTTTGGCGACCACAATAACTACAACCGTTTTATGCAACTCGTTGCCCACGAATTTTTCCATTTGTGGAATATTAAACGCATCCGCCCGAAAGCCCTTGAAACCTTCGATTATGAAAACGAAAACTACACCACTTCTCTGTGGTTTGCCGAAGGGGTGACGAGCTACTACGATCTCATCATTCCGCGCTGGGCTGATATTTACGACGATGACTTTTTCCTAGAGAGCTTGGGTAAAGACATAACCCGTTATCTCAATACGCCGGGACGCTTTGTGCAGCCCCTAGCCGAGTCTAGTTTTGATGCTTGGATTAAGCTATATCGTCGCGATGCTAATAGCAATAATAATCAAATGTCCTACTACCTCAAGGGGGCAATGGTGTCGTTAATGCTGGATCTGATTATCCGCGATCGCCACGATAATCAAAAATCCCTTGACGATGTAATGCAGCGGATGTGGCAAGAATTTGGGAAGGATGAAATTGGTTTTACGCCGAAGCAAGTGGAAACGGTTATTGCTGAAGTTGCAGGCTGTGATTTGACAGATTTCTTTAATCGTTATCTGTATAGCACTGAGGAACTTCCCCTTGAAAAATCCCTTGAATCTTTTGGTTTAATCCTCAAGCCAATTTACGACGATAAAAAAATCCCCTATTTCGGTGCAGAGATCAAAGACGAAAACAACCGCACCCTCGTTAAATCCATCGAAAGCGGCTCCCCATGCCACATCGCCGGGATTGATCCGGGGGACGAAATTTTGGCGATCGCCGACTATCGCGTCAATGCCGAGCAAGTAAGCAAACGCCTTCAGAACTACCATGCAGGTGATACAATTTCGATCACGCTTTTTCAGCAAGATCAATTAAAAACCCTTGCCGTAACCCTCGCTGAACCCCAGCCTAGCAGTTACCAAGTGAAGAAAAATCCCGACGCATCTGACCAACAAAAAGCGAAGTTGACAGGTTGGCTCTGCCACTAATCCCACTCCTTTCCTGTTCGTCAGACCCCCACCTTGATATTTAAACATCGACTTAAACCGTCCGTTCCTTAACCTAATGCATAATTTTCTCCCTACCGCCTATTTCCAAGGAAAATTTGTTCCGTTTGCAGAGGCTAATATTTCCATCGCAACCCACGCGCTACATTATGGTACGGGAGCATTTGGAGGGTTACGGGGGATTCCCGATCCGCATGATGCCAACCAAATTTTGTTATTCCGTTTAGATCGTCACTGTCGCCGCTTGAGTAATAGTGCAAATTTTTTACAATTTGATTTACCTGCGGACAAAATTGAACATGTCATTGTTGATTTTGTGCAGAAAAATCGCCCGGCAAAATCGTTTTATATTCGTCCCTTTGTCTATACTTCTGATCTTGGTATTGCGCCCCGTCTCCACAAAATTGAAAAAGACTTTTTTGTTTACGGTTTAGAGTTGGGGGATTACCTGTCGCCGGAAGGGATTTCCTGTCGCATTAGCTCTTGGACACGCCAAGAGGATCGCAGTTTTCCATTGCGGGGCAAAATTAGTGGTGCATATATTGCGTCTGCCTTGGCAAAATCTGAAGCGGTTGCGTCCGGATTTGATGAAGCTTTACTGATGAATTCCCAAGGGAAAGTTTGTGAAGCGTCTGGGATGAACGTGTTTATCGTGCGCGATGGCAAATTGATTACCCCCGGTTCGGATCAAGATATCCTCGAAGGCATTACCCGCGACAGCATCATTACTTTGGCGAAAAAATTTGGCATTGAGGTGATTGAGCGTCCCATTGATAAGACGGAATTACTCATTGCGGATGAAGTTTTTCTGAGTGGTACGGCAGCAAAGGTTACACCCGTCAAGCAAATCGAAAATTATAAATTACCCGGCGATCGCCCCATCACTGAAAAGCTACGGGAAAAACTAACGGCAATTACTCAAAACCAAGACAGTGAATTTTCTGAGTGGGTTTACAAAATCCCCTTGAGTTAAGGGCACGACATGATTACTGAAAACTGAAAATTGTGTTTTAGGCGGCCACCTCTGCTTGGACAAAGGTTAGTTTACCGAACTGAATTTCATCAAGGACGCGGTTAATGGTGTGTCGTTCGTCTTGATTGACCAAGCCATCATTTAAACAACTGCTCATGAGCTGCATATGCTCCTCACGAGTGAGTTCACCGGTGCTAAGGATGCGTTCGCAAACTTGTTGAATGTTCATCACAATCGCTATGTTGTTGGTGGTGGGCATGGCTCAAACGAGGCAGACATTACAGCTAGTTTAAAACCAATCTTGGTATTATCGATGCGACCCTTTGAAATATTGCTCAAAAATTATGGAAATTGTTCGTCTACCAGCGTTTCACGATAATTATATTTTTGTTTTGGGCGATCGCCTCTCTGGTTTAGCGGCGGTGGTTGATCCGGGGGATGGTGGCGTTGTTTTAGATTATTTGCGGCAGGAAAATTTACAGTTAACGGCTATTTTAATTACTCATCACCACCATGATCATGTGGGGGGAAATCGGCAATTATTGGCACAGTTTCCAAATGCGAAAGTGTATGCCAGCGACCATGATGGACAAAAGGGACGCATTCCCGGTCAGACCAATATTCTCAAAGAAGGCGATCGCCTGAATGTATTAGATCGCACCGCTGAAATTTTATTTGTGCCCGGCCATACCCAAGGCCATATTATTTACTATTTTCCCCCGACAAAACCGGAGGGCACAGGGGATTTATTTTGTGGCGATACTCTGTTTGCGGGGGGCTGTGGACGGCTTCTGGAAGGAAACCCGGCGCAAATGTGGCGATCGCTGCAACGAATACGTACGCTACCAGATAAAACCCGCGTGTGGTGTGCCCATGAATATACCCTCAAAAATTTGCGATTTGCGACGAGTTTAGATATTGACAATATTCAGCTATACCAACGATTTGAGGAAGTGAAAGCCTTAAGACAACAGGGTCAAGCGACAGTACCCAGTTTGCTCGCCATTGAAAAACAAACCAATCCTTTTCTGCGATGTGACCAGCCAGAGGTACAAGCTGCCGTTAGCCATCACGAACCCCAACGGGTCTTTGCAAAACTACGGGGTAAGCGGGATTTATTTTAGATTTCGACTGGAGATTTGGCGATCAATGTGGCGATCGCCAGATGTTTTCGCCCAATGAAAAAAAGCCCAATTCATTAGATATTTTTACCTAAAATCCGTAGGCTCTACGCCGTCAGAAAGATTACGGAAATTCCAAAAAAGACTAAGGTAAAAGATGATCTTTTTAAAACGCAATTTTCATAACATTTAGGTGATTTTCCTTGAAATACTTAGGTTTTTGCCAACCGCCGCAAACCCCCATGGGCAAGCATTAAATCATCCCTTTTTCATCAGTAACCCGCAATTTATCTTCGGTGACTTCCATAATGCCTACTGCGATTACATCTGAACAGGTTCATCAGATCGTCTCCAACTACCACGACAATCCCCACACAATTTTGGGCTGTCATCCTGTCGAAATTGATGGCGCATCAACGTGGTCAGTGCGTGCCTTTCTGCCCAAAGCCGAGCAAGCTTGGGTTGTTGACCCTGTATCACAGCAGGAATATCCCATGGCAGCGGTACATCATCCCCACTTTTTTGAATGTGTTGTCGAACAGGAAATATCACCACAATATCAACTGAAATATAAGTGCGGCGATCGCCACATCACCATTTTCGACCCCTATTCATTTGGTGAACCCCCCCACTTTAGCGATCTAGACTTACACCTATTTGCCGAAGGAAATCACCACCGCATTTACGAAAAACTAGGTGCACATCCCCTAACCCTAAACGGCGTTGACGGCGTTTATTTTGCCGTTTGGGCTCCCAATGCCCGCAACGTTTCTGTCATTGGAGATTTCAACGCATGGGATGGTAGAGAGCACCAAATGCGCAAGCTCAATGGCGCAATATGGGATATTTTCGTTCCAGAACTGAGTACCGGCGCAAAATATAAATACGAAGTAAAAAACCAAGCAGGACATATCTACGAAAAGTCCGATCCCTACGGCTTTTTCCAAGAAGTACGCCCCGACTTTGCCTCCATCGTCACCGACTTAAACCAATACCAATGGAACGATGCTGAGTGGATTGAACAACGTACCAAGACCGATCCCCTCAAAGTGCCCATTTCCATCTACGAACTCCATTTAGGATCGTGGCTCCATGGCTCTGCCGAAGAAAAAATGCAATTACTTTCAGGCGAGGCAGAACCTATTCCCGTTAACGAAACCAAAGAAGGAGCACGGTACCTCAGCTATTACGAGCTGGCCGATCAGCTAATTCCTTACATCAAAGAGCTGGGCTATACCCACATCGAATTACTCCCGATCGCCGAGCATCCCTTTGATGGTTCTTGGGGTTATCAAGTGACGGGATATTATGCGCCGACATCGCGCTTCGGTAACCCAGAAGATCTAATGTATTTCATCGACAAATGTCACGAAAATGGCATTGGTGTCCTTGTGGATTGGGTTCCCGGTCACTTCCCTAAAGACAGCCATGGATTAGCATTTTTTGACGGTACACACCTCTACGAACATGCTGATCCCCGCAAAGGCGAACATAAAGAATGGGGCACATTAATCTTTAACTACAACCGCAACGAGGTGCGCAATTTCCTCATCGCCAATGCGCTGTTTTGGTTCGATAAATATCACATTGATGGTATTCGGGTAGATGCAGTAGCTTCAATGCTGTACCTCGACTATGACCGCGAAGATGGCGAGTGGGTTGCCAACGATTACGGTGGTAACGAGCATTTAGAAGCCGTTGAGTTTTTGCGTCAAACCAATAATTTAATTTTCAAATATTATCCCGGTGCGATTTCCGTGGCGGAGGAATCCACTGCATGGCCGATGGTTTCTCGTCCCACATACCTCGGTGGCTTGGGCTTTAACCTGAAGTGGAATATGGGCTGGATGCACGACAACCTCGACTATTTCAGCATGGATCCTTGGTTCCGTCAGCATCACCAAAACAGCATTACCTTCAGTATGTGGTATCACTTCAGCGAGAACTACATGTTGGCGCTGTCCCACGATGAAGTCGTGCATGGCAAGAGTTCGATTATCGGTAAGATGCCCGGTGATGAGTGGCAGAAGTTTGCTAATGTGCGGGCTTTGTTTGCCTACATGTTTATGCACCCCGGCAAGAAAACCATGTTTATGAGCATGGAGTTCGGGCAGTGGAATGAGTGGAATGTTTGGACTGACCTCAACTGGGATCTGTTAAATCATGAACCCCATGCCAAGCTCAAAGGTTTCTTCTCTGAACTAAATGCTTTCTATAAAGATCAACCTGCGCTTTATGAGCGGGATTTTGAGGAAGAGGGTTTTCAATGGATTGACTGCTCGGATAATCAAAATAGTGTGGTGTCGTTTATTCGCCGTGCAAAGGATCCGAATGATTTCTTAATTGTGGCTTGTAATTTTACGCCGCAATTACATCGGCATTATCGCATTGGGATGCCGGAGCCGGGTTGCTACAACGAAGTCTTTAATAGTGATGTCGAGACGTTTGGTGGCAGTAACCAGAAGAATTTTGGTGGGGTTTGGGCAGAGGACTGGGGAATGCATGGTTTGCCCTACTCGGCGGATCTTTGTTTGCCTCCCCTCGGTGTGGTCGTTTTAAAACTAGATCGCAAGCGTACCGCTGAGGCGATCGCCGCGAAAAAGGATAAAGCTGAATAGACGACATTTTTAAAGTCGGTAAATTTAATCGAGTTGGTGGGGGCGTTTTGCGAAATGCCCCTACTTTTTTTGATAAAGGAAGACGGGGATTAATTCCAATCGCCTTGCAAGATAAATGCTGCCCAATATTGCGGATGACTCCACTTGGTTTCTTCGCGCATTTCCCGTTGGGTTTTCTTCAGAGCAGCAGCGGCAGTGAGCCCGTCTTCGAGTAGATTTCGGTAAAAACGGGTCATAAATTCGGCGGTGGCTTTGTCGTCTACACTCCACAAACTCATTAGCAAGCGTGGGGTTCCGGCATACATAAAACCGCGGCTTAAACCCAGCATTCCTTCGCCGGGAACTTCCTCACCAATCCCTGTCTGGCAGGCACTGAGTACAACGAGACTGGCGTTAAGCTGCATATTAAAAATACTATCGAGCCGCAAGAAACCGTTTTGGGAATTGCCTTGTTCATCTACCAGCGAAAAAACTAAGCCTGATTGTTCGGGTTTGGTTTTATGAAAAAAACCGTGGGTCGCAAAGTGGACAATATCGTAATCTTCGAGGCGATCGCCCTTTTCAAAAAAACAAAACCCACAAAAGTTACTCTTCTTCCGATTCTTCGAGAATTGCGCCTTCGTAGAGCATCATCACCGGACATTCAAACTCAATGCTGGGAATGACAAGCATTTCATCTAGAGCATAGTCACTGTAGCCCCACATTTTTCCCGTTTGCCGCTGGTACATCTCCACAGAAACCCGCTGACTATCAATCAAAATATATTCCTGTAAACTCTGTATTTGGCGATATAGCTTGAGCTTGCGACCTTGATCATAACGAGCATTGCTAGGCGACAAGACTTCTACAATCACTTTGGGGTGCTGGATAAATTGATTATTTTTCTTGTCATCAGGATGGCAAGTCACCACCAAGTCAGGATAAAAATATCGCTTTGTTTTAGAATCCTGTACCTTTACGTCCGACACAAAAGTTTCACATCCTCTCGTCTGTAAATGAGGAAATAAAGCGCGGTATAAATTCAGGTAAATTCTCGCGTGTGTTACTGTTCCACCCGTCATTGCAATAATTTCACCGTCAATATATTCATACTTAATATCCTGAGTTGCTTCCCATTCGAGATATTCTTCCGGTGTCATTTTTCTGGGAAGTTCGGCAGCAGCAATCATAGGATTTACTCGATTTCGCAAACTATATTTTTAATTTTAACGACGAACTTAGATGGCGATCGCCCTTTTGCCTTCTGCGTTATTTGATGAGATTGGAAAAAAGCAATGAGTCGGTATTAAACAATTATGGATATGGAGGCGATCGCCCTCATTTTTGAAACTTCGGCAACCCAGTTAATCTTGCTTTTTTGTTCTTTCAATTTCGCGGCGTAGCTCTTCTACTTGACGACGTAAATTATCCACATCATCATTTTTCTCTTCCGTTTCCACCTCTACCGAGCCAGACTCACCCCGGGCATAATGCCCCGCTTTAATATCTTGATATTCCTTCGACTCATCCCAATCCTTAATAAATTTAAGACGTTCCACAGGGAAAGGATGCCCAAGAAAAGTGCCGTTGCCACCGTTGTAAATGAGAAATTTGTAAATCTGGTTGAGCTGCTCTTGATCAAGGTCTTGATAATCCTGGGACTGCTGAGTAAATTCGCTCAAACTGACTTCATTGGCGTATTTCATGCTGCCGCCAGACAGCTTCATCATGGTACGAAAAATCGGATTGAGGTCGTCCGTGACGAGGAGAGCAGCCCGATCTGCTGATAGTTCCGCTTTACGCCGCCATTCATAAAAAGCATAAAGCAGACCTGTGGTGATCACATTTCCTAAGCCAAGGGTTACTTCTCCCACAAAAGATGCGGCTCCCATTGCCCACATTGCCATCTGGGTGAGGACTGGGTGTTCACATTGGAGATGTCCTAGCTCATGGGCAAGCACCGTCCGTAATTCGTCTTCTTCTAATAGGTCGAGTAGGCCGCTATTGACAACAATATAGGGGTGTTCTGTACCGAGGGTGTAGCTATTGACGCGGGGATTTTGATCGACGTACAGGGTCGGCTCAATACTGACATCCAGATCCCGCACACATTCTCGAAACATGCCATAAAGCGTCGAGTACTGACGAGGCCCCGCTTTAATGGTGTTCCCCATTAAATAAATTTGCTGGGGTCGCTCATAGATATATTCTACAAAGCGACTAGCCAGTAATTTAAAGCCGGGTAAGTTGCGGAGGGCTTCCTCTGCCTGTCGATCTAGGGGATGGCGAAAGGCTTCGCTCGAAATTCCGGGATAGGTCGGCATGAATATTTTCCTCCGCTTTTTTCTGTGTCGCGTCTAAACTGTGGCTTTCTCTAACATTAGCTTAGATGACTTGATGGCATCGGGAATCTCAATGGGATAGTTACCGTCAAAACAAGCGGTACAGAAATGTTTGGGGTTTTCGTTGGTTACTTTTAGCATGCCTTCTTTGCTGAGGTAAGTCAGGGAGTCTACTTCGATCTGCTCGGCGATCGCCTGTTGAGATTTAGTGGCGGCGATTAGCTGTTCTTGGTTATCGGTATCGATGCCATAGAAACAAGGGTGGGTCACAGGGGGCGAAGAAATACACATATGAACTTCTTCCGCACCAGCTTGACGCAGGGCGCGCACAATTTTACGGCTGGTGGTTCCCCGCACAATGGAATCATCAACGATCACAATGCGTTTACCATGCAATACATCTTTTAGGGGATTGAGTTTCATACGAATACCCACTTCCCGCATGTGCTGGGTGGGTTGGATAAAGGTACGACCCACGTAGCGATTTTTGATTAAACCTTCGCCAAAGGGAATACCAGACTCGCGGGAAAAACCGATCGCCGCCGGAATCCCGGAATCGGGGACACCCATCACAAGATCAGCATCAATTTGAGATTCCCGTGCCAACTGAGCACCAAGGCGGAGGCGGTAGCTAAACAGCGTTTCGTCGTGGAACAGACTATCAGGGCGAGCAAAATAAATCATTTCAAACACACAGAGCTTTTGCTCTGGCTGTGTATTCCACTGGGTTGATTCGATGCCTGCTTCCGTAATCCACACCATTTCGCCGGGATTAACATCGCGGATATAATCTGCGCCAATAATATCGAGGGCACAGGTTTCAGAAGCAAGGACAAATCGCTCTGTACCATCCTCTTCTTCTAAGGTGCCTAAAACGAGGGGGCGTACACCATGGGGATCCCGCGCACCGATTAAACCCTCTGGCGTACCAATCACAAGACTATAGGCACCAGAGCAGAGCTTAAATGCCGCAATGGCAGCATCATGCCAACTCATACCTTGATCGACATAAATGGCGATCGCCTTAGCGATCATTTCCGAGTCAGTGGTCGTATGGAAATCGAGATGATCATTGAGGGATTCAAGCTTTTCCTTTAACTCAATCGTATTAACGAGATTACCGTTATGGGCGAGGGCTAAAGTACCGAGGCGGGTCTCTTCTAAAGCAGGTTGCGCATTGCAACTATGACTAGAGCCCGTTGTGGAATAGCGATTGTGACC contains the following coding sequences:
- a CDS encoding type IV pilin-like G/H family protein, which produces MGSLLEASAYCYCIAGVCMDILEFLRLRPKKNKFELISGFTLIELLIVIIIIGILSAIALPAFLSQAAKARQSEAKLFVGSINRAQQAYMMERLEFADSVDRLNIVQNKQSQYYSYSFVVTKTQGSVIAIPLVEESIRAYTGATTLYQNQAEIKTIICESPQPGLGDKKIPEWDATSLTLFCPEPMQNITR
- a CDS encoding Crp/Fnr family transcriptional regulator; the encoded protein is MDTKAFSELFPLFGNANPETIESLLSITTEHEYPVGRTVLMEDSWGNAVYFIQSGWVKVRRLTGDSTMTLAILGQGDFFGEMAILDESPRSTDVVALSQVKLLSISAQRFIQTLFRDHQLHHKMLQLMVQRLRNANARFQWRNQPPALKLAKMLILLAESYGEPTDQGVKIINIPATDLAEVADIKPKEVDIILTKLRSKGWLEMDDATIHFINFKQLSKLAGRA
- a CDS encoding M61 family metallopeptidase, yielding MVQTVTSSQISQATQDETSVEIVYGVAMPNPHQHLFEVTIQINHWSAMLLDLKMPVWTPGSYLVREYARHVQDFQAIATATEKPLAWQKQGKNHWQIATDATESITVKYRVFANELTVRTNHLDSTHGYFNGAAIFCFVPDYQNQSFILEVEPPDEAWQISTTLPLLEDSETQFWVENFDVLVDSPVEVGIHESHEFLYADKPHRWVVWGDGDFDADKAIADTKKIIAIEADIYGGGLPYDEYMFLLHLSSSGYGGLEHKESCSLNYPRFGFGDHNNYNRFMQLVAHEFFHLWNIKRIRPKALETFDYENENYTTSLWFAEGVTSYYDLIIPRWADIYDDDFFLESLGKDITRYLNTPGRFVQPLAESSFDAWIKLYRRDANSNNNQMSYYLKGAMVSLMLDLIIRDRHDNQKSLDDVMQRMWQEFGKDEIGFTPKQVETVIAEVAGCDLTDFFNRYLYSTEELPLEKSLESFGLILKPIYDDKKIPYFGAEIKDENNRTLVKSIESGSPCHIAGIDPGDEILAIADYRVNAEQVSKRLQNYHAGDTISITLFQQDQLKTLAVTLAEPQPSSYQVKKNPDASDQQKAKLTGWLCH
- a CDS encoding branched-chain amino acid transaminase, whose protein sequence is MHNFLPTAYFQGKFVPFAEANISIATHALHYGTGAFGGLRGIPDPHDANQILLFRLDRHCRRLSNSANFLQFDLPADKIEHVIVDFVQKNRPAKSFYIRPFVYTSDLGIAPRLHKIEKDFFVYGLELGDYLSPEGISCRISSWTRQEDRSFPLRGKISGAYIASALAKSEAVASGFDEALLMNSQGKVCEASGMNVFIVRDGKLITPGSDQDILEGITRDSIITLAKKFGIEVIERPIDKTELLIADEVFLSGTAAKVTPVKQIENYKLPGDRPITEKLREKLTAITQNQDSEFSEWVYKIPLS
- the gloB gene encoding hydroxyacylglutathione hydrolase, which codes for MEIVRLPAFHDNYIFVLGDRLSGLAAVVDPGDGGVVLDYLRQENLQLTAILITHHHHDHVGGNRQLLAQFPNAKVYASDHDGQKGRIPGQTNILKEGDRLNVLDRTAEILFVPGHTQGHIIYYFPPTKPEGTGDLFCGDTLFAGGCGRLLEGNPAQMWRSLQRIRTLPDKTRVWCAHEYTLKNLRFATSLDIDNIQLYQRFEEVKALRQQGQATVPSLLAIEKQTNPFLRCDQPEVQAAVSHHEPQRVFAKLRGKRDLF
- the glgB gene encoding 1,4-alpha-glucan branching enzyme; the protein is MPTAITSEQVHQIVSNYHDNPHTILGCHPVEIDGASTWSVRAFLPKAEQAWVVDPVSQQEYPMAAVHHPHFFECVVEQEISPQYQLKYKCGDRHITIFDPYSFGEPPHFSDLDLHLFAEGNHHRIYEKLGAHPLTLNGVDGVYFAVWAPNARNVSVIGDFNAWDGREHQMRKLNGAIWDIFVPELSTGAKYKYEVKNQAGHIYEKSDPYGFFQEVRPDFASIVTDLNQYQWNDAEWIEQRTKTDPLKVPISIYELHLGSWLHGSAEEKMQLLSGEAEPIPVNETKEGARYLSYYELADQLIPYIKELGYTHIELLPIAEHPFDGSWGYQVTGYYAPTSRFGNPEDLMYFIDKCHENGIGVLVDWVPGHFPKDSHGLAFFDGTHLYEHADPRKGEHKEWGTLIFNYNRNEVRNFLIANALFWFDKYHIDGIRVDAVASMLYLDYDREDGEWVANDYGGNEHLEAVEFLRQTNNLIFKYYPGAISVAEESTAWPMVSRPTYLGGLGFNLKWNMGWMHDNLDYFSMDPWFRQHHQNSITFSMWYHFSENYMLALSHDEVVHGKSSIIGKMPGDEWQKFANVRALFAYMFMHPGKKTMFMSMEFGQWNEWNVWTDLNWDLLNHEPHAKLKGFFSELNAFYKDQPALYERDFEEEGFQWIDCSDNQNSVVSFIRRAKDPNDFLIVACNFTPQLHRHYRIGMPEPGCYNEVFNSDVETFGGSNQKNFGGVWAEDWGMHGLPYSADLCLPPLGVVVLKLDRKRTAEAIAAKKDKAE
- a CDS encoding CHAT domain-containing protein is translated as MVHFATHGFFHKTKPEQSGLVFSLVDEQGNSQNGFLRLDSIFNMQLNASLVVLSACQTGIGEEVPGEGMLGLSRGFMYAGTPRLLMSLWSVDDKATAEFMTRFYRNLLEDGLTAAAALKKTQREMREETKWSHPQYWAAFILQGDWN
- a CDS encoding Uma2 family endonuclease; this translates as MIAAAELPRKMTPEEYLEWEATQDIKYEYIDGEIIAMTGGTVTHARIYLNLYRALFPHLQTRGCETFVSDVKVQDSKTKRYFYPDLVVTCHPDDKKNNQFIQHPKVIVEVLSPSNARYDQGRKLKLYRQIQSLQEYILIDSQRVSVEMYQRQTGKMWGYSDYALDEMLVIPSIEFECPVMMLYEGAILEESEEE
- a CDS encoding M48 family metallopeptidase, with protein sequence MPTYPGISSEAFRHPLDRQAEEALRNLPGFKLLASRFVEYIYERPQQIYLMGNTIKAGPRQYSTLYGMFRECVRDLDVSIEPTLYVDQNPRVNSYTLGTEHPYIVVNSGLLDLLEEDELRTVLAHELGHLQCEHPVLTQMAMWAMGAASFVGEVTLGLGNVITTGLLYAFYEWRRKAELSADRAALLVTDDLNPIFRTMMKLSGGSMKYANEVSLSEFTQQSQDYQDLDQEQLNQIYKFLIYNGGNGTFLGHPFPVERLKFIKDWDESKEYQDIKAGHYARGESGSVEVETEEKNDDVDNLRRQVEELRREIERTKKQD